TACCACCACGTGATTCCAcatagttaattaaaaaaaatatatttaaaataaaatagtgtccgaaaatataaaaataagaaaattgaaaCTTTAAATTCTCTCTATCatttttatgtttgtgttttctattttatttttattttttaataacatatGTGATGCCGTCAAtgggataaaatggataatatAACGAAAACGGTACaatagcatttctctttttaaaataagtgcatttttttatatggatataCGTATAAACAGAGTGAAAGTCGTGAGTTTGAAATTCCACAAGTAACTCGTCGCGTTTCACTAATATTCTACACGCAGTGTTCAACTGGACTGGGACGCACGATGTTGCTGAAGTGACCAGAGAAAACTACGACAGCTGCACAGGCACTGACGCCATTGATCTGAGACAAACAAGCCCAGCAAATTTCACTTTAACGACGAACAGCACTCGCTACTTCATCTGCACAATTAGCAACCACTGCGACCTCGGCCAAAAGGTGACCATCAATATGGGAGATCAGTGGAGCTCAGCTTCATCTCTGGCTGTTGGTGCCCTTTCTGCAGTTCTCTCCACCATCGCCATCTCTTTCTTGACATTTTTCTGAAGCTTtcattaagataaaaaatattcatgatgTGATCATTAATGcagtcttttctttttgttcctttaattttgtgtttctttttttttgttaagaaatttgTATGTTGTTCTTGTAGTCTGGTGCAAGTCACGAATCATGTACCATATATTGGATTGATCACTAATTACAATAATGGAGATGATCACAGCTCATTTGATTCCCaaacttattaattaattatggaAATGGCCAGTGTACCAGTTGCACGCGCACACGTACAGAGACTTACGCGAGACATATCCAACTAAACCAAGATTTAACATTaccttaataataataataataataattactcttttattattattgagaactgttataatataaaaaaattatataaaataaatttataaattaatatgacttcATAAAatcgttagatttattttaaaataaaaataattttataatttaacatattacatcaaactgtcatgtcaatttatagatatatttttatataataattattttttagttaaaataattttatcttgtTATGTTTGTTTAGCTGGTTTTGGGATTGTATCCGTGATTATTGACGACCAAGTGGCATCATGCTTGCGTACAGAGACTGTttttcatgagagagagagagagagagagagagagagagagactacaCCCATATTGTCGCTGCCAAGATAGATCAGGGTCAAGATACGTAGCCGCTACACTACTTTCCAAGCTACCATTCGATCCCATCGACATCACGTAAATTTGACGCCGTTTTGAGCCACAAATATCCTTGACGTGAACAACATGCTCTTATTAGTCTTATATAGAATGAGtctcacacacacatatataacaagtttgaATGTGATAAAGTCTTTGGTTTTGGCTTTACTTTCGTGACTTTCAATGGAGAAGCCGCTCCTCCACCTAACTGCCATTtactaataatattattgtgtCATGAAAGGGAATAATTAGGACGGACCATATAcattatcaaaacaaaaaaaaaggacgGACCATATACgtatattttattcttcttttacaCTAAGGGTAGGAATGGGTACAG
This is a stretch of genomic DNA from Carya illinoinensis cultivar Pawnee chromosome 3, C.illinoinensisPawnee_v1, whole genome shotgun sequence. It encodes these proteins:
- the LOC122305153 gene encoding stellacyanin-like, which translates into the protein MGNRAGLMIWCLIALVLALDLKATTAETFIVGDGIEWDIPPLGSIAYRTWARSKDFELGDTIVFNWTGTHDVAEVTRENYDSCTGTDAIDLRQTSPANFTLTTNSTRYFICTISNHCDLGQKVTINMGDQWSSASSLAVGALSAVLSTIAISFLTFF